GAGGTTTACATTTCTCCATTCATTGAGGAAGAGATAGAACGCGTGCTCGTCAGTCGCTTTGAATGGGATAAACACATGGTTGATCAAGTAATAAATAGCATAAATGAATACGCAATTATGGTAGAACCAGAAGTAACGGTATCAATCATTGATGCCAAAAAGACAGATAACCGCATATTAGAATGCGCAGTGGCTGGAAAGGTTGATTGCTTGGTCTCTGGAGATAAAAAACACATACTACCGTTAAAAGAGTTCCACGAAATTAAAATCATGTCGCCCGCCGAGTTTCTAGACTACTTCTATACAAAGAGAAAAGAGTGGCTAGAAAAAAAGTAATTTTCTGTTTCATATTTGAAGGAGATTGTTAATGCGTTTAACTACCGATCCTCCTTTCCTCCTTTTCCGAGCTTCTGCTAAATACCTAAACAACTTGCTATTTTTGCCTGAACACAATAACCAGAAAGGGAAAATTGTGTCCTCAGCATGAAATCTGCATTAATCGAAATCACAGAAGTGAGAAAAAGAAAACCAGCGGCCTCACTTTCTTAGAGATAACAAAATAACAAGAATTGAAAAGGTGGGCTTGCAACACATGGCAGATGGAGACAACAATGATAATGGATAATTGAACGCCGGTCGCGGTGACAAATCCAAGGACATCCCCAAAAACCGATGCAATAGCCCCCCTTCTTTAAAACCAAAGAACAAAGAATAGAAAGCCATAACTTGCAACGAAAAATGAGCTGCCTACGGCTTCTAGCTTGGCATCTCCATACGCCAAAAGATTTTGTCTGTAATTAATAGCTGTAAGAAAACGGTTAGGACGGCACCGACGGCAAAACCAAAGTAACCCCAGAGAAAGCTCTCAGTCGGAATACCGATAAGCAGGGCAATGAGAATAGCAGGAGCCATGGACAGAGCAAAGACAGCAAAGCGTAAATAGACCGTAAGCACATTCCCGGAATCGAACGTGGGAAAAATGACATTCACAACACTCATGCCAAATAACACTAAAACGTCTGCTGACATTATGAACAGAAACACTGCCAGCGCTTCCGAAAAGGTTAGACCTGACAAGATCCAAATCGGCAAAACCAAAGCCATTGCCCTCATGCCAGCTCTCAAAGAAAGCAGAGCATTTACAGCTGAAATTTTCTGCCACGGTCTGCCTGGTAGTAAATAAATGTACTGTTTATGTAACTCATACTGAACCCCTACAGGTAAAACTTGAACCAACATAGCATACATAACAACGTAAATTAGTGCGAACACAGTGATCGAGGAAAAACCCTCACTGAAATATCCGACAATCGCTCCAAGAATAAGCAGTAGAAGCTGATCCCAGCCGAGTATGATAAACTTCTGACTTCGCTTGTTTCCAATAGCCTGTTTCCATGTAAAAGCCCAAGGTCCCTTAAGGTTCCAATCAAGATCCATTTCCTTAGATTTCTTCTGCGGCTTTTCGCTGCTGCTTTGGAGGCTTGACATGTCTCCTTTGCTAACAGCCTGTGCCCACTCTGCAACAGTGACAGACTCTTCATAAAAGTCAACAGCATAATAAATGGACAAGGCAACTACGGCCAAAGTTGAAGCTAAGAGAACTGAGAATAATGGCGGCGAAATTCTACTCATGAATGGCGCCATTATGAGTGTTTTTGCCCATCCAATAATGGGAATAGAACCAAGCAAAGGACCATTCAAAGTAGTAAGCAAACCTTCCCAAACGTTGTCACCGCTTAGCATGCCCCAAGCTACATAAGCAAGGACCGCTATGATAAGTACCTTGATAAACCTCTTAATCAATCTGCCAATGTTGAACCTGTGTGCGATGGAGAAAACGAAGAAGTTTAAAGATGATACAAGTATTGAGAGGACCATGATGGTTAAACCGGAATAAACTAGCCTGATATGATTCATGGGCAAATTGAGCATCCGTCCAAATAAAGGAAGATAAATGATGGCTAAAACCGTCGTATACAAAGAACTCCAGAACTGACGTATCATTGACCATGCATAAACACTGCGCTGATTAATGGGTGAAGGAAATAACAAGTTAGCATCAGCCATGGTATAAGTACCAGGAGCATAGCTGACAGAAGCTTTATTTAGCCCTCCCAAAAATATGAGCAGCAAGAGCGCCATAATTACGGAACCGATAACGTCTAGGCTTAAATACCATGGCGATTCCAGAGGATCGCTTCTCTTAAACAAAAAAGGCAAGATCCATATGAACTGCAAGCCGTATTGAACAACCAAACCTGCGAGCTTTGCCGGATGGTGAATAGCATCGATAACATAGTTTTTGTACTTCGTGGAATCCAAAAAATAGAGAGCTCTGAAACCGCCGAGAATATTACTTGTTTTCATCGGATGTAATCTCCAGGAAAAGCTCTTCCAAAGTGCTTTCTTGAGCCGCCTGCACCCGCTTTCTCAAGTCATCAATCGTGCCCTCGGCAATCAGTTTACCGCTTTTCATTACAAGCACCCTGTCACATAGATTTTGGGCTGTATCCAGCATATGCGTGCTTATCAGAAGTGATTTCCCAAGGGCTTTTAGATCCATAAATACCTCTTTTAACTCGTGCACTGCCTTTGGATCAAGTCCAATCAATGGCTCGTCGAAAAGTAGAACATCGGGATCATGTAGTAACGCGCAGCAAATCATGGTTTTTTGCTTCATTCCTTTGGAAAGGTGCATACCCAACTCATTACGCTTCTCCATTAAATCAAATCGATGTATTAAATCATTAGCTCTCTTTTCCCAATCATGAAGGTTATATGCTAAAGCGATAAACTTTAAGTGGTCCCATACGGTCAAACCTTCGTAGATATCTGGAACCTCAGGTATGTAAGCAAGCTTTGCACGTGCCACATCGGAACGGTGGTCCATACCATCGATGGTTATCGTGCCTTCCGCCTTTCTAAGCAGCCCGACTATGCATTTGAGTGTGGTTGTCTTGCCTGCGCCATTTGGGCCAAGAAGACCCACCACTTCGCCCTCACTTAGGGAAAAGGACAAGCCGTCTACCGCTTTTGTCTTTCCAAAATACTTTTTCAGCCCATTAACCTCAAGAACCGTCAACTAAATCCCCTCTTCCTGGTAGTCTAATAACATTGTAACTAGCTTACTGGAAATCCATGTCACTAACAGTATACAGAAGATTTTCATTTCAAGGAGGTTCAGTAACAAAAAAGGCTCCACACTTAGAAAAAATGAGGAGCATTTTTATGCACTTTACACTTTTATTCTACTTCGCCCGCCAACCTCCATCCACACGCAGAGCTTCACCAGTTATGTAGCTGGACGCATCGCTGGCTAAGAACAAGATAGCTTCTGCGATTTCTTCTGGTTCACCCCATCGTCCAAGCGGCGTGGTTTGTTTTATCAACTGATCCGTTTGCGGATCAGACATAAGATCTCTGGTCATCCCTGTAACTATGCCCCCTGGACAAACAGCATTTACACGGATACCTTGGCTGGCATACTCGCATGCAATTTGCTTAGTTAAACCAACAACACCATGCTTAGATGCGGTGTATGCCGTGCCACCAGCCATGGCTCCTAAGCCTGCGACGGACGCAGTATTTACAATAACCCCACCATTGCCTTGAGAAAGGAACTGCTGGATAGCGCGCTTGCACCCGTAGAACACACCTTTAAGGTTGATGTTGATGATGCGCTCCCACAGCGCTTCATCTGACTCCAAGCAAGGCTTGAAGCCGTCGAATACACCTGCGTTGTTAACCATGATATCAAGTTTTCCATAATGCTCCACAGCTGCCTCTACAGCCTTGTTAACATCGTCCCAGTGCGACACGTCCGCTTTAACTGCTATAGCCTCCCCACCCTTTTCATTGACCATCCGCACTGTTTCTTCTGCCGTTTCTCCTACATAGTCCACTGCTACAACTTTCGCACCCTCTTGAGCAAAAATAATGGAAGCAGCTCTTCCCATACCAGAACCTGCTCCGGTTATGACTACTACTTTGCCGTATAACTTCCCATCCATTTCTCAATCACACCCCTTGTCCTCAGGCGTGCCGTTATACGAGAAGACAAAAGACTATCTTACCTGATTAAGTGAGGCAAATCCCCCGCCAATATAACTCTTTGAAAATCTACTTATTCTAAGCTGACTCACAACCTCATGCGTAGCAACTTCCCAAATAGTGTGCTAACACGCTTTCAGGTTTTAATGAGTGATATTATACGCCACATAAATGCAAACTGTTGCCGTGAAACATGATACTTATTCTTTCTAATTTGCTAACGCTACAAGAGAACTTTTGCATTCTCTACTTCGTGGTTTGCCTTCTCTGTAGATTTACATAATAGTCATATCTCTTAGTCTTTACAAGTCTTCGTTATAGTGAAACCCCATGCGCCATGCATCAGTGGTATGCCTTGGATACTGATGCTTAGTTTGGCATAACCGCCAACTATCTTTCTTTGTGGAGGACAGTAATTTTAAGTTTGAAAGCGCCATTCCCTCAGCATTTACTTCCATAGCTATTGCTAATAATTTTCAAGCAAAGCATAAAAAAAACTAAGGCTTTCTGTATTATTATCCTTTTTACTTGGTAATAGAAGATCGATAGATTTCGTAGTTTGTTCAGGATTTAGGCCCAAAACATCACCTCTATGTTCAGAAAGTTGATGTATTGTAAAAGATTTCCATTATTCGCACATTTAATGTTATTTTAATCACAATTTAATAATTACTTGACAATTTAATTTTGTTGTGTATACTTATAAACATTAGTTTCAAAATCTTGTTTCACGGGGGAGGCAGATTGATGAAAAAGATACTATTAACACTGGTTATCGCAGTACTTTTGTTGTCAGGTTTTGCAGGGGTAAAAAGTGCAGAACTACTGTTTGTGAGCAATTCCACAACCACTAATCAAGAGGATCCAGAGAATGAAATCATCGTCGGTTATAAAGAGAATACTGACGTTGCAGTTCTCTCTAAGCAAGTGGAAAAGACTACTGGCGCAAAACTTTCTAGAAAAGGCTTAAAGAACTTTGCAGTATTCAAACTACCTCAAGGCAAGGCCGCCGATGTGGTGATGAATCAATTGAAGAATGATCCGAATGTGGAGTACGTTGAGCCAAATTACATTGCTCACGCTTTTGACGTTCCGAATGACACTTTCTTCAACCCATACCAATGGAACTTCTACGATTATGGCATGACAAGCAACGGCTATGTCTCTAACTACGGCATTCAGGCTGTTTCTGCATGGAATATTACAAAAGGTGCAGGCGTTAAAGTAGCAATAATCGATACAGGTGTAGCCTACGAGAACTACGGTGCATATACCAAGGCTCCAGATTTAGCAAATACACTGTTTGATACTGCAAATGCGTATGACTTTGTTAACAACGACACTCACGCTAATGATGACAACAGTCATGGAACTCACGTAGCTGGAACAATTGCTCAATCGACAAATAATGGCATGGGAGCCGCTGGTATTGCTTATCAAGCAACCATATTGCCTATAAAAGTACTCGATAGCGAGGGCTCCGGAACATACGACGCCATTGCCAACGGCATTATATGGGCTGCTGACAAAGGAGCCAGGGTCATCAACATGAGTTTGGGAGGAAGTTCGGGGTCTACAACACTTCAGAACGCTATACAATACGCATACAACAAAGGCGTCGTGATTGTGTGTGCTTCTGGAAATGATAGAAGATCTACAGTAAGTTACCCTGCGGCCTATACTCAGTGCATCGCTGTTGGATCAACTCGCTTTGACGGAACGAGAGCTCGTTATTCTAACTATGGTAGCGCGCTCGATATTGTTGCTCCTGGTGGAGATACATCCGTTGACCAAAATCATGATGGCTATGGCGATGGCATCTTACAGCAGACTTTTGCCGAAGGATCACCCACAGACTTCGCTTATTACTTCTTCCAGGGAACTTCAATGGCGTCTCCGCACGTGGCTGGAGTAGCTGCTCTTGTTTTATCGGCACATCCGACGTACACAAACGAACAAGTGAGAACTGCACTTCAGTCCACAGCAAAAGATCTTGGCACAGCAGGATGGGATAAATACTATGGTTATGGCCTAGTAAATGCGTATGCTGCAGTAAACTGGACACCATAAAAAACGCACCCCATTAAAACAAAAAGACCCTCTGAAAAAGAGGGCCTTTTTGTTTTACAACTGAGAAAGTTTACTCATGTTCTTAGCCTTAAAAAAATCAGATCTTGTTTGAGTAAAGTTTCTCAGTATTTTGCTGTCTTTCTTACCTCTCCCCCTGTTGGGTCGCTGCCTCTCAATGCATGGCATCATCAAGACGTGCGAAACCAATGATGATACCCCTAAATAAGAAAGCGACAAAGCCAGTAAAACTCAACTGCAAAATAGCAAAAATAGCCCGTTTCCCGATTTTCGCGACCAGATAAAATTGGGTTCTTGATGGTTTTCTATAAAGGGGCTGCCGTTGACATTGAGGTGATTCACACCTTAACATACCGACGAGACTGCCCAGCTCACTGTTTTCGCCATTGCCATAACTTTACTGA
The genomic region above belongs to Coprothermobacter proteolyticus DSM 5265 and contains:
- a CDS encoding putative toxin-antitoxin system toxin component, PIN family, with the translated sequence MPKGNRQQNLKVVIDTNVFVSALHFGGTPRKVVDLMWKEAIEVYISPFIEEEIERVLVSRFEWDKHMVDQVINSINEYAIMVEPEVTVSIIDAKKTDNRILECAVAGKVDCLVSGDKKHILPLKEFHEIKIMSPAEFLDYFYTKRKEWLEKK
- a CDS encoding putative ABC exporter domain-containing protein, which produces MKTSNILGGFRALYFLDSTKYKNYVIDAIHHPAKLAGLVVQYGLQFIWILPFLFKRSDPLESPWYLSLDVIGSVIMALLLLIFLGGLNKASVSYAPGTYTMADANLLFPSPINQRSVYAWSMIRQFWSSLYTTVLAIIYLPLFGRMLNLPMNHIRLVYSGLTIMVLSILVSSLNFFVFSIAHRFNIGRLIKRFIKVLIIAVLAYVAWGMLSGDNVWEGLLTTLNGPLLGSIPIIGWAKTLIMAPFMSRISPPLFSVLLASTLAVVALSIYYAVDFYEESVTVAEWAQAVSKGDMSSLQSSSEKPQKKSKEMDLDWNLKGPWAFTWKQAIGNKRSQKFIILGWDQLLLLILGAIVGYFSEGFSSITVFALIYVVMYAMLVQVLPVGVQYELHKQYIYLLPGRPWQKISAVNALLSLRAGMRAMALVLPIWILSGLTFSEALAVFLFIMSADVLVLFGMSVVNVIFPTFDSGNVLTVYLRFAVFALSMAPAILIALLIGIPTESFLWGYFGFAVGAVLTVFLQLLITDKIFWRMEMPS
- a CDS encoding ABC transporter ATP-binding protein, coding for MTVLEVNGLKKYFGKTKAVDGLSFSLSEGEVVGLLGPNGAGKTTTLKCIVGLLRKAEGTITIDGMDHRSDVARAKLAYIPEVPDIYEGLTVWDHLKFIALAYNLHDWEKRANDLIHRFDLMEKRNELGMHLSKGMKQKTMICCALLHDPDVLLFDEPLIGLDPKAVHELKEVFMDLKALGKSLLISTHMLDTAQNLCDRVLVMKSGKLIAEGTIDDLRKRVQAAQESTLEELFLEITSDENK
- a CDS encoding SDR family NAD(P)-dependent oxidoreductase: MDGKLYGKVVVITGAGSGMGRAASIIFAQEGAKVVAVDYVGETAEETVRMVNEKGGEAIAVKADVSHWDDVNKAVEAAVEHYGKLDIMVNNAGVFDGFKPCLESDEALWERIININLKGVFYGCKRAIQQFLSQGNGGVIVNTASVAGLGAMAGGTAYTASKHGVVGLTKQIACEYASQGIRVNAVCPGGIVTGMTRDLMSDPQTDQLIKQTTPLGRWGEPEEIAEAILFLASDASSYITGEALRVDGGWRAK
- a CDS encoding S8 family peptidase; this translates as MKKILLTLVIAVLLLSGFAGVKSAELLFVSNSTTTNQEDPENEIIVGYKENTDVAVLSKQVEKTTGAKLSRKGLKNFAVFKLPQGKAADVVMNQLKNDPNVEYVEPNYIAHAFDVPNDTFFNPYQWNFYDYGMTSNGYVSNYGIQAVSAWNITKGAGVKVAIIDTGVAYENYGAYTKAPDLANTLFDTANAYDFVNNDTHANDDNSHGTHVAGTIAQSTNNGMGAAGIAYQATILPIKVLDSEGSGTYDAIANGIIWAADKGARVINMSLGGSSGSTTLQNAIQYAYNKGVVIVCASGNDRRSTVSYPAAYTQCIAVGSTRFDGTRARYSNYGSALDIVAPGGDTSVDQNHDGYGDGILQQTFAEGSPTDFAYYFFQGTSMASPHVAGVAALVLSAHPTYTNEQVRTALQSTAKDLGTAGWDKYYGYGLVNAYAAVNWTP